One window from the genome of Streptomyces sp. WZ-12 encodes:
- the pabB gene encoding aminodeoxychorismate synthase component I, producing the protein MRVLLIDNYDSYTYNLFQLIAEVYGKEPTVVVNDVPSWPELDPGMFDCVVISPGPGRPQHPADLGFCQEVLDRWTDVPVLGVCLGHQAIAHRHGAEVTEGTPRHGHLAKVRHTGRDLFDGLPQNFVAVRYHSLRATEPLPEELEATAWAEDGTVMALRHRTLPRWGVQFHPESIASEWGAHLLQNFARLVGAGYAAAPLERPRWASAREATRATGPELRPVVEVLDRAVDTAELFTALFAAGDNSFWLDSSAPGIGGARFSFLGDDSGPLTETLTYRTGENRVAVRDADGERTEPGSIFNVLQQRLRTRRLTTPDLPFDLNGGYVGYFGYELKGDCGSPNAHTAETPDAVWTFTDRLVVVDHQEERTYVLAITTTGEDETTTARAWVEETARRAAALPDPAPVDGTRQAASAPSERGISRDRSAYTADIGACLDELHSGESYEICLTNRIMLPAVKDPLGYHLLLRRHNPAPYGAFLRHGELSVVCSSPERFLRIAPDGVAESRPIKGTAPRGADPASDEALRRSLTASAKTRAENLMIVDLLRNDLGRVCEVGSVDVPAYMVTESYATVHQLVTTVRGRLRPDVDPVACVRACFPGGSMTGAPKLRTTAIIDRLEQSARGIYSGTIGYFGLSGGADLNIVIRTAVTTGSGTVIGAGGAIVLDSDPDEEFDEVLLKGHALVRAHGLLNGTDAPAGAR; encoded by the coding sequence ATGCGTGTGCTCTTGATAGACAACTACGACTCCTACACCTACAACCTGTTCCAGCTAATCGCCGAGGTGTACGGCAAAGAGCCGACGGTCGTTGTCAACGACGTCCCTTCCTGGCCGGAACTCGACCCGGGCATGTTCGACTGCGTGGTCATCTCTCCGGGCCCCGGCCGCCCCCAGCACCCGGCCGACCTCGGCTTCTGCCAGGAGGTCCTAGACCGCTGGACGGACGTGCCCGTCCTGGGCGTCTGCCTGGGCCACCAAGCCATCGCCCACCGGCACGGCGCGGAGGTGACCGAGGGCACGCCTCGCCACGGCCACCTGGCCAAGGTCCGCCACACCGGCCGGGACCTGTTCGACGGCCTGCCGCAGAACTTCGTCGCGGTCCGCTACCACTCGCTGCGGGCCACCGAACCGCTGCCGGAGGAGCTGGAGGCCACCGCCTGGGCCGAGGACGGCACCGTCATGGCGCTGCGGCACCGCACCCTGCCGCGCTGGGGCGTGCAGTTTCACCCCGAGTCCATAGCCAGCGAATGGGGCGCCCATCTGCTCCAGAACTTCGCCAGGCTGGTCGGCGCCGGCTACGCCGCCGCGCCGTTGGAGCGGCCGCGCTGGGCATCCGCCCGGGAAGCAACCCGCGCCACCGGCCCCGAACTGCGTCCCGTCGTCGAGGTCCTGGACCGGGCAGTGGACACCGCGGAGCTGTTCACCGCGCTGTTCGCGGCCGGCGACAACTCCTTCTGGCTGGACAGCAGCGCACCGGGGATCGGCGGCGCCCGGTTCTCCTTCCTCGGCGACGACTCCGGCCCCCTGACCGAGACCCTGACCTACCGCACCGGCGAGAACCGGGTGGCCGTCCGCGACGCCGACGGCGAACGGACCGAGCCCGGCAGCATCTTCAACGTGCTCCAGCAGCGGCTCCGCACCCGCCGCCTCACCACGCCGGACCTGCCCTTCGACCTCAACGGCGGCTACGTCGGCTACTTCGGCTACGAGCTCAAGGGCGACTGCGGGAGCCCCAACGCCCACACCGCCGAGACCCCGGACGCCGTGTGGACCTTCACCGACCGCCTGGTCGTGGTGGACCATCAGGAGGAGAGGACCTACGTCCTGGCCATCACCACCACCGGCGAGGACGAGACGACGACGGCCCGCGCCTGGGTGGAGGAGACGGCCCGCCGGGCCGCCGCCCTGCCCGACCCCGCCCCGGTCGACGGGACCCGCCAGGCCGCCTCCGCGCCCTCGGAGCGGGGCATCTCCCGCGATCGCTCCGCGTACACCGCCGACATCGGTGCCTGCCTCGACGAACTGCACAGCGGCGAGAGCTACGAGATCTGCCTGACCAACCGCATCATGCTGCCCGCCGTCAAGGACCCGCTCGGCTACCACCTGCTGCTGCGGCGTCACAACCCCGCCCCCTACGGTGCCTTCCTGCGCCATGGCGAGCTGAGCGTGGTGTGCTCCTCCCCGGAACGGTTCCTGCGGATCGCCCCGGACGGCGTTGCCGAGAGCAGGCCGATCAAGGGGACCGCACCCCGCGGCGCGGACCCGGCCAGCGACGAGGCGCTGCGCCGGTCGCTGACGGCGTCCGCCAAGACCCGGGCCGAGAACCTCATGATCGTTGACCTGCTCCGCAACGACCTGGGCCGGGTGTGCGAGGTCGGCTCCGTCGACGTCCCCGCCTATATGGTCACCGAGTCGTACGCCACGGTGCACCAGTTGGTCACCACCGTCCGGGGCCGGCTGCGGCCCGACGTGGACCCGGTCGCCTGCGTCCGGGCCTGCTTCCCCGGCGGCTCGATGACCGGCGCCCCGAAGCTGCGGACCACGGCCATCATCGACCGGCTGGAGCAGTCGGCCCGCGGCATCTACTCCGGCACCATCGGCTACTTCGGACTCTCCGGCGGTGCCGATCTCAACATCGTCATCCGCACTGCGGTGACCACCGGCTCGGGCACGGTCATCGGCGCCGGCGGCGCCATCGTCCTCGACTCGGACCCTGACGAGGAGTTCGACGAGGTGCTCCTCAAAGGCCATGCGCTGGTGCGGGCGCACGGCCTGCTGAACGGGACGGACGCGCCCGCCGGTGCCCGGTGA
- a CDS encoding AMP-binding protein, whose protein sequence is MHVPLTTADFLDRAEATAANRTALIDEPLQPAAPVPTTAYGGLLRRIRAWQAGLDALGISEGERVAVVSPNSARLLELLYAVTASGRVCVPVNYRLTPQEISHILRQCDASVVFVDPDVSAALDTVDGAKRFVLGEQTEREVMRFDVEPRPWSRPDENAVATLNYTSGTSSCPKGVALTHRSIWLNAMTFGVHARIWEGDVYLHTLPTFHCNGWGVPFLLAGLGAKQVLLRRIDGAEILRRVQEHGVTLAFGAPAVWNAVIEAAREWPGEIPGRGRVRVVCAGAPVSEQLVSQVENELGWEFLQVYGLTETTLLTFNRRLPGAEGDGGLTRAGAPALGVRLRTGPQGEVLARSNMVLDSYWQDAGANSAALEDGWLRTGDVGAFDDEGHLVLFDRVKDVIVTGGESVSSVEVEDCLLSHPSIAGAAVIGVPDRRWGETVKALVVLAEGGRPTEEEIISHCKQRLARYKAPTSVEFRDALPRTSNGKVQKGRLREPFWAGHHRRIH, encoded by the coding sequence ATGCACGTACCCCTCACCACGGCTGATTTCCTCGACCGAGCCGAGGCAACCGCCGCCAACCGCACCGCCCTTATCGACGAGCCGCTCCAGCCGGCTGCTCCCGTGCCCACGACCGCCTACGGCGGCCTGCTGCGGCGCATACGGGCCTGGCAGGCCGGCCTGGACGCGCTGGGGATCAGCGAGGGCGAGCGCGTCGCGGTCGTCAGCCCCAATTCGGCCCGGCTGCTGGAACTGCTCTACGCGGTCACGGCCAGTGGACGGGTCTGCGTACCGGTCAACTACCGGCTGACACCGCAGGAGATCTCCCACATCCTGCGCCAGTGCGACGCCTCGGTGGTGTTCGTCGACCCCGACGTGAGCGCCGCCCTCGACACGGTCGACGGGGCGAAGCGGTTCGTCCTCGGCGAGCAGACGGAGCGGGAGGTCATGCGGTTCGATGTCGAGCCGCGCCCCTGGTCACGGCCCGACGAGAACGCGGTCGCGACCCTCAACTACACCTCGGGCACCTCCTCCTGCCCCAAGGGCGTCGCACTGACCCACCGCAGCATCTGGCTCAACGCCATGACCTTCGGCGTCCACGCCCGCATCTGGGAAGGGGACGTCTACCTCCACACCCTGCCCACCTTCCACTGCAACGGTTGGGGCGTGCCGTTCCTCCTCGCCGGGCTGGGCGCCAAGCAGGTGCTGCTGCGCCGGATCGACGGCGCGGAGATCCTGCGCCGGGTCCAAGAGCACGGCGTGACCCTGGCGTTCGGCGCCCCCGCCGTGTGGAACGCGGTGATCGAAGCAGCCCGGGAATGGCCGGGCGAGATCCCCGGGCGCGGCCGGGTGCGCGTGGTCTGCGCGGGTGCGCCCGTCAGCGAACAGCTGGTCTCCCAGGTGGAGAACGAACTGGGATGGGAGTTCCTCCAGGTCTACGGCCTGACCGAGACGACGCTGCTCACCTTCAACCGGCGGCTGCCGGGTGCCGAGGGGGACGGCGGGCTGACCCGGGCCGGCGCCCCCGCGCTGGGTGTGCGGCTGCGGACCGGTCCCCAGGGCGAGGTGCTGGCGCGCTCCAACATGGTGCTGGACAGCTACTGGCAGGACGCGGGGGCGAACTCGGCGGCGCTGGAGGACGGTTGGTTGCGCACCGGTGATGTGGGGGCCTTCGACGACGAGGGGCACCTCGTTCTCTTCGACCGGGTGAAGGACGTCATCGTCACCGGCGGGGAGAGCGTGTCCTCGGTGGAGGTCGAGGACTGCCTACTCAGCCACCCTTCCATCGCCGGGGCGGCCGTCATCGGCGTGCCGGACCGACGGTGGGGCGAGACCGTCAAGGCACTGGTCGTGCTCGCCGAGGGGGGCCGCCCCACCGAGGAGGAGATCATCTCCCACTGCAAACAGCGGCTGGCCCGCTACAAGGCGCCCACATCCGTGGAGTTCCGGGACGCCCTGCCGCGCACCAGCAACGGAAAGGTCCAGAAGGGCCGGCTCAGGGAGCCGTTCTGGGCCGGCCACCACCGACGGATCCACTGA
- a CDS encoding 4-aminobenzoate N-oxygenase, with amino-acid sequence MRDREPGLVTTWAARGWVEEEGIGSATLRRLVQTWPRRAAVTNKAELLEETADYDALVPDYPLEIVPFAEHPLFRAASPERRQRVLTGMWIGYNERVIATEQLIAEPAFDLVMHGVFPGSDDPRIRKSVQQAVVDESFHTYMHMLAIDRTRELRRIHERPAQPELITYRRLRQVLAGMPEQWERDVAVLVWGAVAETCINALLALLARDTTIQPLHSLITTLHLRDETAHGSIVVEVVKELYARMNPEQQRALVRCLPLALAAFAEQDLATLRMELEAAGIRGTEEILGDLRSTTGGNRLVRDFSGAHKMVEQLGVTDEVDFDFPERPDWSPHVGAHR; translated from the coding sequence ATGCGAGACAGGGAGCCGGGCTTGGTGACCACCTGGGCCGCCCGGGGGTGGGTCGAGGAGGAGGGCATCGGCAGCGCGACCCTGCGCCGCCTGGTGCAGACCTGGCCACGACGGGCCGCGGTGACGAACAAAGCCGAACTCCTGGAGGAGACGGCCGACTACGACGCACTGGTCCCCGACTACCCGCTGGAGATCGTGCCGTTCGCCGAGCACCCTCTCTTCCGCGCAGCCTCGCCGGAACGAAGGCAGCGGGTGCTGACGGGCATGTGGATCGGCTACAACGAGCGCGTCATCGCCACCGAACAGCTCATCGCGGAACCCGCCTTCGACCTGGTGATGCACGGCGTCTTCCCGGGGAGCGACGATCCCCGCATACGCAAGAGCGTGCAGCAGGCGGTCGTGGACGAAAGCTTCCACACCTATATGCACATGCTCGCCATCGACCGCACCCGGGAGCTGCGCCGCATCCACGAACGGCCCGCACAGCCGGAGCTCATCACCTACCGCCGGCTGCGCCAGGTCCTGGCGGGGATGCCGGAGCAGTGGGAACGCGACGTCGCCGTCCTGGTCTGGGGCGCGGTCGCCGAGACCTGCATCAACGCCCTGCTCGCCCTGCTGGCCCGGGACACCACGATCCAGCCCCTGCACTCCCTGATCACCACTCTGCACCTGCGGGACGAGACCGCGCACGGCTCGATCGTCGTCGAGGTCGTCAAGGAGTTGTACGCCCGGATGAACCCCGAGCAGCAGCGGGCCCTGGTGCGGTGCCTGCCGCTGGCTCTGGCGGCCTTCGCCGAACAGGACCTCGCCACGCTGCGGATGGAGCTGGAGGCGGCGGGCATCCGTGGCACCGAGGAGATCCTCGGGGACCTGCGGTCGACGACCGGCGGCAACCGGCTCGTCCGCGACTTCTCCGGTGCCCACAAGATGGTCGAACAACTCGGAGTGACCGACGAGGTCGACTTCGACTTCCCGGAGCGGCCCGACTGGTCGCCCCACGTGGGCGCCCACCGCTGA
- a CDS encoding cytochrome P450 — protein sequence MTTTDSKTASGFAEQNAERHRSRTPREGSNMSTTAHTEPSWADLPFLDFTDPSFAWDSPEVAEAREKSWIARTPLALLVLRYDEADQLARDKRLVSGFRGLVDVVGTPQGPVRDFMVDFLQSLDGADHRRLRGLATHPFTPRRITEVQPFVRSTVKQLVDELPKGEFDFVRHFAHPLPAVVMCQLLGFPLEDYDTVGRLSIETNLGLALSNDQDALAKVEQGLGRMFDYLVAAIEKRKVEPGDDLTSDIVRAFHNGTLDDYELRTLVATVLVAGYETTNHQLALAMYDFAQHPDQWMQLKENPELAPQAVEEVLRWSPTLPVTATRTAAEDFEVNGVRIPTGTPVFMCAHAAHRDPRVFADAGTFDITVKREAPSLAFGGGPHFCLGTALARLELTEGLAALATRLDPPQIVGEVTWRHALGVAGPDALPLRFGTA from the coding sequence ATGACCACCACCGACTCCAAGACCGCATCAGGTTTCGCGGAGCAGAACGCGGAGCGGCACCGCTCCCGTACGCCGAGGGAAGGATCGAACATGTCGACCACCGCACACACCGAGCCGTCTTGGGCGGACCTGCCGTTCCTGGACTTCACCGACCCCAGCTTCGCCTGGGACTCCCCTGAGGTGGCCGAGGCCCGGGAGAAGTCCTGGATCGCCCGCACCCCGCTGGCCCTCCTGGTGCTGCGGTACGACGAGGCCGACCAACTGGCCCGTGACAAACGGCTCGTCTCCGGCTTCCGCGGCCTGGTGGATGTGGTGGGAACCCCCCAGGGCCCGGTACGCGACTTCATGGTGGACTTCCTGCAGAGCCTGGACGGCGCGGACCACCGCCGGCTCCGCGGGCTTGCCACCCACCCCTTCACCCCTCGCCGGATCACCGAGGTGCAGCCCTTCGTCCGGTCCACCGTGAAGCAACTGGTCGATGAACTACCGAAGGGCGAGTTCGACTTCGTGCGGCACTTCGCCCACCCGCTGCCGGCAGTGGTGATGTGTCAACTGCTGGGCTTCCCGCTGGAGGACTACGACACCGTCGGCCGCCTCTCCATCGAGACCAACCTCGGGCTGGCGCTCTCCAACGACCAGGACGCGCTCGCCAAGGTCGAGCAGGGCCTTGGCCGGATGTTCGACTACCTGGTGGCAGCCATCGAGAAGCGGAAGGTGGAGCCGGGCGACGACCTCACCTCCGACATCGTCCGCGCCTTCCACAACGGCACCCTGGACGACTACGAGCTGCGTACCCTGGTCGCCACCGTGCTGGTCGCCGGCTATGAGACCACCAACCACCAACTGGCCCTCGCCATGTACGACTTCGCCCAGCACCCCGACCAGTGGATGCAGCTCAAGGAGAACCCCGAGCTGGCTCCCCAGGCCGTCGAGGAGGTGCTGCGCTGGAGCCCTACCCTGCCCGTAACGGCCACCCGCACTGCCGCCGAGGACTTCGAGGTCAACGGCGTCCGCATTCCCACCGGCACCCCCGTCTTCATGTGCGCCCACGCGGCGCACCGCGACCCCCGGGTGTTCGCTGACGCCGGCACCTTCGACATCACCGTCAAGCGGGAGGCGCCCTCCCTCGCGTTCGGCGGCGGCCCGCACTTCTGCCTGGGCACGGCGCTGGCGCGGCTCGAACTCACCGAGGGCCTGGCGGCGCTGGCGACCCGGCTGGACCCACCGCAGATCGTCGGTGAGGTCACCTGGCGGCACGCGCTGGGCGTCGCCGGGCCGGACGCCCTGCCGCTGCGTTTCGGCACAGCCTGA
- a CDS encoding beta-ketoacyl reductase, with the protein MARSGVRPLSDDQGLALLDLARATDAPVLFPLHLDTVALGSGDADVPPLLRGLARTPVRRAAARATAPEVAAGDSLAERLAGAPEAAQDTHLLTLVRTHVAAVLGYDDPRTVGERRAFADIGFDSLRALQLRNRLNGATGLRLPPTLVFDHPTPVALGRHLRTLLVPDAPAAGNTRDGATTSKPHAVVPDPAPATGGGGEAIEQLRSAASLEEVFDFIDDQLGQ; encoded by the coding sequence ATGGCCCGCTCCGGCGTCCGGCCGCTCTCCGACGATCAGGGACTCGCCCTGCTCGACCTCGCCCGCGCCACCGACGCCCCCGTGCTCTTCCCCCTTCACTTGGACACCGTGGCCCTCGGCAGCGGCGACGCCGACGTCCCGCCCTTGCTGCGCGGACTCGCCCGCACCCCGGTGCGCCGCGCCGCCGCCCGCGCCACTGCCCCGGAAGTCGCCGCCGGTGACTCCTTGGCCGAGCGCCTGGCCGGCGCCCCGGAGGCCGCACAGGACACCCATCTGCTGACGCTGGTCCGCACCCATGTCGCCGCAGTCCTCGGCTACGACGACCCGCGCACCGTCGGCGAACGCCGCGCCTTCGCGGACATCGGCTTCGACTCGCTGCGCGCCCTCCAACTGCGCAACCGACTCAACGGCGCCACGGGACTGCGCCTGCCGCCCACCCTGGTCTTCGACCACCCCACCCCCGTCGCGCTCGGCCGGCACCTGCGCACCTTGCTGGTACCCGACGCGCCGGCGGCGGGGAACACCCGCGACGGTGCCACAACGTCCAAGCCGCACGCGGTCGTTCCTGATCCCGCACCGGCTACGGGCGGGGGCGGCGAGGCGATCGAGCAGCTCCGCTCGGCGGCCTCCCTGGAGGAAGTCTTCGACTTCATCGACGACCAGCTCGGCCAGTAG
- a CDS encoding AfsR/SARP family transcriptional regulator, producing the protein MSFNILGPVAVSSTVGPLPLGPARQRAVLSALLLVPGQVVGSERLAEAIWPTGPPGNAVASLHSYVSHLRRQLEPNCPPWGRNRILRRESQGYLIAVEADRVDARRFESLLCEGRQLLREGNYPEASRVLRASLELWRGSPYAELGDYEPAVCEAARLEELRLATLEVLWEAELAWGQDYVTAIAELAALSTRFPARERLGWLLMVALCEVDRQAEAVAVYNRIRRALAQELGVDPGRELRSLFARILRDEPVGRDCLRR; encoded by the coding sequence ATGTCCTTCAACATCCTGGGGCCGGTTGCGGTGTCGTCCACCGTCGGCCCGCTCCCGTTGGGGCCGGCCCGCCAACGCGCCGTGCTGTCGGCGCTGTTGCTGGTCCCGGGGCAGGTGGTGGGGTCCGAGCGCCTCGCCGAGGCCATATGGCCGACCGGCCCTCCCGGTAACGCGGTCGCCAGTCTCCACAGCTACGTCTCGCACCTCCGCCGTCAGTTGGAGCCGAACTGCCCGCCGTGGGGGCGGAACAGGATCCTGCGGCGGGAGTCACAGGGGTACCTCATTGCCGTCGAGGCGGACCGGGTGGACGCCCGGCGCTTCGAGTCCCTCCTGTGCGAGGGACGGCAACTGCTCCGGGAGGGGAACTACCCGGAGGCCAGCCGGGTACTCAGGGCGTCCCTGGAGCTGTGGCGGGGGTCGCCCTACGCCGAGCTCGGGGACTACGAGCCCGCCGTGTGCGAGGCGGCACGGCTGGAGGAACTGCGCCTGGCGACGCTGGAGGTCCTCTGGGAGGCCGAGCTGGCCTGGGGGCAGGACTACGTCACCGCCATCGCCGAACTGGCCGCGCTGAGCACGCGGTTCCCGGCCCGCGAGCGGCTGGGGTGGCTGCTGATGGTTGCCCTGTGCGAGGTGGACCGGCAGGCGGAGGCGGTGGCGGTCTACAACCGGATCCGACGGGCGCTCGCCCAGGAACTGGGAGTGGACCCGGGACGGGAACTCCGGTCACTGTTCGCCCGGATCCTCCGTGACGAACCCGTAGGACGGGACTGCCTGCGACGCTGA